The Blautia luti nucleotide sequence GATCATGTTTGCATTCGGAACAGCATCTTCCATGGGATATGGACTTCTGGATTTCATCCGTATCTTCGGAATGAACTTCCTTGATTTCTTTGATTTTATGACAAACTCAGTAATGATGCCATTGGCAGCACTTGCGACTTGTATTCTTGTGCTCAAAGTGGTTGGAATTGATGGAATGACAAAGGAAATCGAACAGTCTTCTCCATTCCGCAGAAAGAAACTGTACAGAGTATTTATTAAATACTTTGCTTCAATTTGTCTGATCATTATCCTGTTGAGCTCTATTGCGAACGTGCTGGGAATTATCAGTATGTAAAGAATATTTTAGAAATATCAAATGCCTCTTGTGGGACTGAAAAAGTCCTGCCAGAGGCTTTTCTTTTACAGTTTATGAAGTACAGTGAAACAATTCGTGAAATGACATTTTTGGGGGAGCTGTATTGAGTTATGCTAGAATAATAAGAAAAAGTTACAGTCATCCTGAATACACATCCGGAAATGGAATTCGTACAGCTTCAGATTAATTATGCAGACTGGGAAAACCCGGCAATTCAGTCCAGAGGGTGTTATGAAGTAGCACGTAAGCACGGCAAACCGGTTGTAATTATGGAGCCTGTAAAAGGTGGAATGCTTGCAACTCCTCCAAAGAGCGTAGAAGAGATTCTGAAGGGAGCAGAGCCGGAATCTTCCGCAGCATCCTGGGCAGTTCGCTTCACTGCAAACCTGGAAGGCGTGATTACAGTTCTGTCCGGTATGAGCAATGTAGAGCAGATGCAGGACAATCTTTCTTATATGAAAGACTTCAACGGTCTGACAGAGAAAGAGCAGGAAACCCTGAACAAAGCACATCAAGATCAGAGATGAGCTGGAGAAAGTTGCTACAGAACTTCTTGGAAAATAACATATAATTATGAGTTGTATGAAGCCTCTTGGACGAATTTCAGGGGGCTTTTAAAATAGGGGGATGGGGCAGTTGGTGAATACATGTTTGACATTTTTCGTCAAGGTGTTAAAATATTTCTAAATAATTTGACTCTCAAATGAAATCAATAAGAGTTACAATTGACTGTCAAAGATAAATATTTAACCGAATCAAGTAAGTCCCCTGCTTCAATTACGAAAAGCAATAAGCAGTGAGTGGGGACTTGCTTGTATCAGGAGGAGTGCAAACTCCTTCTGATAAACTGCGGAGCAGTTATTCGGTTATGAGCAAGTAGCGAAGCGGATTGCGAATATCCGCTTGATCCAAGTTAAGTAAGCCCTCTGTCTCAATTGCCAAAAGTAATAAATGGTGGACAGGGACAGGAAACTATATTAAGACATTAAGAAAAAGACGAAAGTGAGAAAAGCTATGGAAAATAACAAAAAGAAAGGATTCGGCATGGTCCTCGAAGGCGGTGGCATGCGCGGCCTGTACACAGCCGGAGTTCTGGATGAGCTGATGGAGCAGGGAATTTACGCAGATTCTACAGTAGGCGTTTCCGCAGGTGCAGTTTTCGGATGCAACTACAAGTCCCGCCAGATCGGACGAACTTTGCGCTACAACACCAGATTCTGCAAAGATGAAAGATACATGGGCTTAAAATGCTGGCTCAAAACCGGTGACGTATACAGCAGAGATTTCGCATACGGAGAGGTACCGTGGAAACTGGATGTTTTTGACACGGAAACCTACGCGAAATCACCGATGAAGTTCACCGTCGTATGCACAGATCTCGAAAACGGCAAACCTGTATACCATGAATGCCGCAAAGGTGACAAAGCGGATGTAGAATGGATGCGTGCTTCCGCATCGATTCCGCTGGCAGCCGTACCGGTAAAACTGGATGGGAAATTATATCTGGACGGCGGTATCTCAGACTCCATCCCAGTAAACTGGATGCTCGCACAGGGCTACGAGAAAAACGTAGTAATCTGCACCCGTCATCTGGGATACAGAAAAGAGCACAATAAAATGATGCCTCTGATCCGCCTGAAATTCCGCGACTATCCGGCGCTTGTAAAAACCATGGATGAACGCCATATTCAGTACAACCGAATGCTGGATAAGATCGCATATCTGGAAAAGGAAGGCAGGATCCATGTCATCCGCCCGGACAGGGATATCAGTGCAAAAGTCATCGAACGTGATCCGGCTGAACTGAAAAAGATTTATGATGTTGGCCGAAAAGTGATGAAAGCAGATATGGAGAAACTGAAAGCATATCTGGAAAAATAAACAGATATCTTGCCGAAACGCATTGCATTCATCTACATTTTCCTTTATAATGTAACGTATCATTGTATTAATAAACTAAAGGGGAAAAGGAGTAGAGAAATGAAGAAATTTTGGGAAAAATGGACCGGGATCGCTCTTGTGAAGCGAATTCTGGTAGGCCTTATTCTGGGTGCGATCCTGGGTGTGGCCGTTCCACAGGCTACGGGCATCTCCATTCTGGGTGATGTATTTGTAAGCGCCTTGAAGGCGATCGCGCCGTTACTGGTATTCTTTCTGGTTATAAGTTCACTATGTAATGCAGGGAAATCACATGGAGGAGTTATTAAGACGGTCATTATCCTGTATATGTTCAGTACAGTACTGGCAGCAGTGATCGCAGTATTCGCCAGCATGATTTTCCCGGTAGAGATGACACTGGCAAATGCCGTAACAGACACTACAGCACCTCAGGGAATTGCAGAGGTACTTAATAACCTTCTGCTGAACGTAGTTGCCAACCCAGTATCTTCTTTGGTAAATGCCAACTATGTGGGAATCCTTATGTGGGCAGTTCTGCTTGGACTTGGTTTCCGTGCAGCAGATAAGATGACGAAAAAAGTTCTGGCTGATGTTGCAGACGGTATTTCCACAGTAGTAACATGGATCATTAACCTGGCACCTGTAGGAATCTTTGGCTTGGTATTTAATACAGTATCTACCAATGGCCTGGACATCTTTACTACATATGGAAAACTTCTTGTTTTACTGGTAGGCTGTATGCTGTTCATCTATTTTGTGACCAACCCGCTTCTGGTTTACTGGTGTATCCGCCAGAATCCATATCCGCTGATCTTCCACTGCCTGAAGAAAAGTGCGATCACAGCTTTCTTCACCAGAAGTTCAGCTGCGAATATTCCTGTAAATATGAAAGTCTGTGAAGAGATGGGACTGGATAGAGATACTTATTCTGTAACCATTCCTCTGGGTGCAACTATTAATATGGACGGCGCAGCTATCACGATCACAGTTATGACTATGGCTACAGCATTTACACTTGGTATCCACGTAGATATTCCTACAGCGATCATCCTCAGCCTTCTGGCTGCATTGTCTGCATGCGGAGCTTCCGGTGTGGCAGGTGGATCACTTCTGCTGATCCCGATGGCATGTTCTCTGTTTGGTATTTCTGATGATATTTCCATGCAGGTTGTTGCTGTTGGATTTATTATCGGAGTAATTCAGGACTCTGTAGAGACTGCATTAAACTCTTCTTCAGACCTTCTGTTATCTGCATCTGCTGAGTTCAGACAGTGGAGACTGGAAGGAAAGGAAATTAAACTCAAATAAAATATCCTCAGACGGCTGCCTGTTTTCGGGCAGCTGTTTCTTATGTTATAGAAAATTATTTCGTAATATTCCTATGATATAAGAAAGTCTTCCGGGCAGGATTGCACTGCTGTGGAGAGGATTATGTCGCTGAAGCGACCCGACGCAGGCGAAGAATCCTGCAAGGGTGTAATGGAAGGTAAAAACTATAGATTTTTTGCAACAATATGTGTATAATGAATCGAACTGTATAAAAATAAAGGGAAAAGAGAGGAAGAAGAGAGTGGAAAAAAGAATCATTCAGGTAGAAGAAAAAGTACCTGCCAAACTGTTGGTTCCGCTTAGTATCCAGCATATGTTTGCCATGTTCGGCGCGTCTGTTCTGGTTCCGTTTATGTTCGGGATCAATCCGGCCATCGTACTGCTGATGAACGGTGTGGGAACTTTATTGTTTATTTTTATTACGAAAGGAAAGGCACCGGCTTACCTTGGCTCAAGTTTCGCGTTTTTGTCACCTGGAATCCTGGTTATGACGAAATTCGGATATCAGTATGCACTGGGCGGATTTGTAATTCTTGGTATTGCAGGTATGATCCTGGCTCTGATCATTGGAAAATGTGGAACGAAATGGATTGATATCGTGCTTCCTACAGCAGCAATGGGACCTGTAGTTGCACTGATCGGTCTGGAACTGGCCGGAAGTGCTGCAAGTACAGCTGGTCTTCTGGACGATAAGATAGATATGAAGAATGTGATCGTATTTCTGGTAACGCTGGGAGTTGCTGTATTTGGTCAGATTTTGTTCCGTGGATTTTTATCAGTAATTCCGATCCTGATCGCCATCATTGCAGGATATGTGGCAGCAGTTCTCTGCGGTATTCTGGATTTCACTGCTGTAAAAGAGGCAGCATTTTTTGCACTGCCGAATTTCCAGCATCCGAAATTCAATCTGGAAGCGATCCTGACTATTTTTCCGGCACTTCTGCTGGTTACTTCCGAACATATCGGACATCAGATCGTAACCAGTAAGATCGTAGGAAAAGACCTGCTGAAAGATCCGGGATTACATCGATCTCTGTTTGCAGATTTCTTCTCTACAACACTGTCTGCATGTATGGGTTCCGTTCCGACCACCACTTATGGCGAAAATATCGGTGTTATGGCTATGACAAAGGTATACAGTGTGCAGGTAATCGGAGGCGCGGCAGTTCTTTCTATCTGTTGTTCTTTCCTTGGAAAGCTGGCAGCACTGATCAATACTATTCCGGGACCTGTGATTGGAGGAATTTCATTCCTGCTTTATGGAATGATCGGTACATCAGGACTTCGTATGCTGGTAGACAACAAAGTAGATTACAGCAAATCCAGAAATCTTACGCTGACATCTGTTGTGTTTATCGTAGGTCTTTCCGGAATCGCCCTGAACCTGGGAAATGTAAAACTGACAGGTATGGTTCTGGCATGTGTAGTTGGTATGGCATTGAGCCTGGTATTCTATATCCTGGACAAACTTCATTTGACAAATGATCAGTGATGATCAGGTGGACTTTGCAGTTGAGCTAAAAATCAATAAAAAGCTGTTATGCCGTAACAAGGCATCGGTTGGATGAAAAGAGGAAACCTTCGGGCGAAATGCCTGGAGGTTTTTTTGAACCAATTTTTATGTATAACAGTATAAAACAGTTGACAACAGTTATATACTGTTATATACTGTTATACAGATGGAGGAGACACATATGCATATAATTATCAATAATTCATCCATGGTACCTATTTATGAACAGATTATGGATCAGATAAAAACTGCCATTATAAAGGGAGAGCTACATCCAGACACCGTGTTACCGTCTGTCCGCAGTCTGTCAAAGGAGCTGAAGATCAGTGCTCTGACAGTCAAGAAAGCCTATGATAATCTGGAAGAAGAGGGATTTACCGTAACTGTTCATGGAAAAGGAACCTACGTTGCAGCTACAAATAGAGACCTGATGAGAGAAGAACAGCTTAAGGAAGTGGAGAGTGACCTGGAACAGGCAGTTTCAAAGGGAAGAAGATTTGGGCTGAACGATAAGGAAATCAGAGATCTTTTTGAAATGATCATGGAGGACTAAGACATGTTGAAAATCAGTCATTTGCAGAAACATTACAGAGGTTTTTCGCTGGACTGTTCTATGGAAGTACAGCCTGGGATGATTACAGGACTTATTGGAAGAAATGGTTCCGGGAAATCCACAACATTTAAAGCTTTGCTCGGCTTGATTCATCCGGATGGCGGAGAGATAGAGGTCTTTGGGAAAAAGGCAGAAGAGCTTAAGCCGGAGGATAAGCAGAAACTGGGAGTTGTTTTTGCAGATTCAGGCTTCAGTATGTATCTGACAGCAGCGGGCGTGGCCAATATTATGAAAAGCATATATCCGGATTTTGACAGAGAGAAATTCCTGCAGCAGTGCAGAAGATTCAATCTGCCCACAGACAAGAAAATCAAAGAATTTTCCACTGGTATGAAAGCAAAGTTTAAAGTACTGGCAGCATTAAGCCATAAGGCAGAACTGCTGATTCTGGATGAGCCCACAGTTGGTCTGGATGTGATCGCCAGGGATGAGGTGCTGAACATGCTGAGAGAATATATGGAAGAAAATGAAAGCAGTTCTATTCTGATCAGTTCCCATATTTCATCAGATCTGGAGAGTCTTTGTGACGATTTTTATATGATCCATGCCGGAAAAATTATTCTTCATGAGGATACAGATGTACTGCTGTCAGATTATGCAGTTCTTAAAGTTTCAGAAGAAGAGTACGAAAAACTGGATCAGCAATACCTTATTAAGATCCGGAAAGAGGCTTATGGATACAGGTGTCTGACAAACCAGAAACAATTTTATATGGAAAATTATCCGGATGTTGTAATTGAGAATGGAAAGATTGATGATCTGGTAGTGATGATGGAGGAACAGGTATGAAGGGATTATTTGTAAAGGATATAGAACTGATGAAACAGCAGAAACAGTTTTTTATCCTGGTTGTTGTAATGGAAGTCATCCTGAATCTGGCAGGAAGCGGGAGTGTCAGTTTTGCTACAGGATATTTTACGTTTGTCACAGCAATTTTTGCCATTACGACTATAAGTTATGATGAGTTTGATAATGGTCTTGCATTTCTTATGACCTTGCCGGTTACCAGAAAACAATATGTGGCAGAGAAATATCTGCTGGGAGCAGGGCTTACGGCTGCAGCGTGGGGAATTACAACGATAACGGGAGTGATCTGCAAAGGCGTGGCAGAGCTTCAGGGGGACCTGAGTGAGACTATCATCGACAGCCTGATATACATTCCACTGGCACTTCTTATGTTGACGGCATCACTCCCGCTTGTAATACATTTTGGAGCGGAAAAAGGACGTTATATTGCAATGGTCATGTGGGCTATTATAATTGCCGTAGTTTATAGTCTGATAAAAACAATTGGACTTTCAGCAGACGCAGTCGATGCATGGCTGAATGGACTGAACCGGGGAATGGTATTGGCCGGAGCTGTATTGTTTACAGTAATTGTATATATGGGATCTTATTGGGGTAGTGTACGGCTTATGGAGAAGAAAGAATTTTGATGTGTCTCGAATATAGTTGTAATTATAAATGCAGTGTGCTAAAATTATATCAGCGTAATTGAATAGCTGTTAAGTGAACATTATCATATGCAGATTCTGTGTATGATAATGTGAGAGGGAATCAGGTGAAATGCCTGAACGGTTGCGGCCACTGTATACAGAAAAAAGCGGGATTGTAATATGTCATTGCATAAATATGTGAGAAGGCGGAATCCGGCTGCCAGAGAGTATCTGGAAATATTTCTGATACAACATTCATGAACTGCTGAAGCATGGATGTTGTATCAGTTTTTATTTTGTGGAAACTTTCTGTGATCTGTGAGTCAGGAAACCTGCCTGACAGTGTAAAGAAGGAGCTTCCGTAAAAAGTATCCGTTATTTTTATCACTTCTATTTTACTTTTTCTGAAGTTCCATCTTTTCGGTTACACGAACAAGTAAACGACATATACGAAAAGAGAGGAAGTCAAATGAAAAACAGGTATTTATCTACAAGAATTATGGCAATTATGATGGCAGCAGCTATGGTAGTTTCCGCAGCTCCGGCAGCTTTTGCAGCAGAGAGAGCAGACTCTGAGACGATCAAAGAGGACAACCAGCCGGCAGCAGATGCAGATGCAGACGCACAGGATTCAGCAGATGCAGATAAAACAGCAGACGCAGAAGGTACAAAGACAGAATATCCTCTGACCATCACAACCTATGATTATGATGGAAATGAAATTGAAACAACCTATGAAAAGGCACCGGAGAAAGTTCTTGCTGTATATCAGGGAAGCATTGAAACTATGCTGAAACTTGGACTGGAAGACCGCCTTGTAGCTACAGCGGGTCTTGATAATGAAGTTCCGGATGATCTCAAAGAAGCATTCTCTAAAACAAATTATCTTGATGAATTTACCCCATCCCTTGAGACTGTAACGATGTTGGAGCCAGACATGATCTTATCCTGGAGTTCCCTGTTCTCTGATAAAAACCTCGGAAATGTAACAGACTGGATCGACAAAGGCTGCAACGCCTATTACAACACAAACACACGCCCTGACGGAGACAGAACTCTGGAAAATGAATTTACAGATATTTTAAACCTTGGAAAGATTTTTGATGTACAGGACAAAGCACAGGCAATCGTAGATGATGCAAAGGCAGTGATCGATAAAACTCTTACAGCAACAGCAGATGTAGAAGAGAAACCAAGCGTAATGGTTTTGGAACCTCTTGGAGAAGATATCACAAACTATGGTGCAAAGAGCCTTGGTGGAGATATGGTAACACAGTTAGGTGCGACTCTGGCAAACCCGGATGCTTCTACAGTTGGAAAAGAAGATATTATTGCAGCAAATCCTGACGTAATTTTCGTAGTATATATGCCATATGCAGGAGATGATCCGGAAACAGTTAAGAATGACCAGCTTGCAGTTATTCAGGATGACGAAGCACTTCAGAGTCTTGACGCTGTAAAGAACGGTCGTGTTTATCCGATCATGCTCAGCGAGATGTATGCAAGTGCAACACGTACACAGGATGGAATCGAAACATTTGCAAAAGGATTATACCCGGACGTTAATCTTGACTGATTGAGGAAAATACAGTGAAAGAACAGGTTTCACAGACAAAAAAAGGCAGTGTGCTCAGAACATCCATGTATGTGGCAGTCCTCATCGGACTTGCAGGATTTCTTATTTTTTCCATACTTGCGGCGATTACTTTTGGTAATGCTGATCTGTCGCTGAAGGATGTGTACAGTGTCATTGTTTATAAATTATTTCATATAAAAAGTCTGTCTGCCTATGCAGAAGGTGCAATTCACGATGTTGTATGGCTGATCCGACTGCCCAGAGTCCTGTTGGCTCTGGCAGTTGGAATGGCTCTTTCTGTATGTGGCGTAGTAATGCAGGCGATCGTGCAGAACCCGCTGGCAGATCCTTATGTACTGGGTATTTCATCTGGTGCATCCCTTGGTGCAACGCTGGCAATCATGCTCGGAATCGGAAGCTTTCTTGGCGGGAACTCTGTCGGAGTTACTGCTTTTATTGGCGCGATGATCACCTCCTTTGCAGTTATTGCTATTGCAAATATGGGAGGAAAGGCAACATCAGCTAAGCTGATCCTTGCCGGAATGGCGGTCAGTGCGGTATGCTCTGCTTTTTCAAATTTTGTTATTTACATTACAAATGACAAAAATGCAGCTACGGAAGTTATGAAATGGAGCATGGGAAGTCTTGCAGGGGCAAGCTGGGCCAGAGTAGGTGTGATGCTTCCGGTTACTCTGATATGTGTGGTCATCTTCTGGACACAGTATCGAAATCTGAATCTGATGCTTTTGGGAGATGAAGTTTCTATCACACTTGGAACAGATTTACACAGATTGAGAACATTTTACCTGATTGTTGCTTCTGTAATGATTGGATTTGCCGTATATTGTGCTGGCGTGATCGGATTTGTAGGACTTGTGATTCCTCATGTAGTCAGGATTCTGTTTGGAACTGACCACAGAAGATTACTTCCACTGAGCGCACTTCTTGGCGCGTCTTTTCTGATCTGGTGTGATGTGGCATGTCGTGTGATCCTGAAGAATTCTGAGATGCCGATTGGTGTGCTGGTATCAATTATCGGTGCTCCATGCTTTATTTATCTGCTTGTGCGGAAATCCTATGGATTTGGAGGTAGCAAGTAATGAAGATCACTACAAAAGATATTCAGGTTGGATTTCACGCCCGACAGATATTAAAAGGCATTTCCATAGAGTCACAGGACAAAGAACTGGTAGGAATCATCGGGCCAAATGGAAGCGGAAAGTCGACGTTGTTAAAATGTATCTACCGTATTCTGAAGCCAGATGCAGGTGCTGTTTATCTGGATGGAGAGGAACTTCATTCTATGAGTGTCAAGAGTTCTGCAAGGAAAATGGCGGTTGTGGCACAGCATAATTACTACAATTTTGATTTCACAGTGCGAGAGGTTGTCCTTATGGGACGTGCACCACATAAAAAAACACTGGAACGAGATAATGCGAAAGATTATCAGATTGTGGATGAAGCATTGAGAACGGTGCAGATGGAGACGTTTGCAGACCGCACATTCTCGACTCTTTCAGGTGGAGAACAGCAGAGAGTAATTCTGGCAAGGGCACTGGCACAGCAGACACCTGCACTGATTCTTGACGAGCCGACGAACCATCTGGACATTACACATCAGATCATGCTGATGGAACTGGTAAAGAAGCTTAACGTAACTGTAATATCAGCTATCCATGATCTGAATATTGCGGCGGCATACTGCGATAAGATTTATGTATTGAAAGATGGTGTGCTGGAAGGATATGGAACTCCACAGGAAGTACTCACTCCGGAGCTGATCAAAAGGATTTACCAGGTAGATTCGGAAGTGGTAAATGACAGCCGCGGGAAGATGCATATTTTATTTTTATAATATGAGAATTGACAGGCCAGAGTCAGGAATGTTTTGACTCTGGCCTGCTGTATATGGGGGAATAAAGATGAATAAGATAGGAATTTTAACGTGTATTCATACTAATAATGTATGCGCCAGAGTTGGATGCCTGGCAGCATTTCAGAACAGAACCGATTTCTTTCAGGATTATCCGGAAGATACCTGTCTGGCAGCAATGATGACCTGCAATGGATGCAAAGACGCCAACCCGACAGACCCCATAGAAGACAAAGGAATCCTGGAAAAGATAGACAGACTGGTCAGCGAAAAGATCAGTGCCATCCACGTAGGTGTCTGTCGTCTCCCGGATGGAAAGCATGAATGTCCAAGGATGACACAGATCTGCAATATGATAGAAAAACGTGGAATCAAAGTGATCAGAGGAACACATAAAGAATAAAAAAGTTTCTATACAATTTATAAAATAAAAAGAATATAAAATGCCTTGAATATGGAGCTTAAAATTAATTGTGATATGAAATAAATGAACGTATAATAGCAGAACTCTATTGGATTTCTCTATATCAGTATGTTAAAATAATTAACTGATAAAGCTGACAGATAGAACGTTAAAAAATATATACTGATTATTCATAAGAAAAAAGGAGTTCTAAATATACTATGGAGAAACTTGTTGTAGGTATCCTTGCCCACGTAGATGCAGGTAAGACTACGTTGTCGGAGGGAATTTTATATTTAACGGGAAAAATCCGTAAGCTGGGGCGTGTGGATCATAAGGATGCGTATCTGGACACTTATAACCTGGAGAGGGAGCGTGGAATTACGATTTTTTCCAAGCAGGCGGAGTTTGAACTGGGGAACAGGGGGATAACTTTGCTGGATACGCCGGGGCATGTGGATTTCTCGGCGGAAATGGAGAGGACACTGCAGGTTCTGGATTATGCCATTCTTGTGATAAATGGAGCGGATGGTGTGCAGGGGCATACCATGACCTTATGGAGACTTCTGGCAAGATACCAGATCCCTACATTTCTGTTTATCAATAAAATGGACCAGGATGGAACAGATAAAGAGAAAATTCTGGCAGAATTAAAGAAGCGATTAAGTGATAATTGCGTTGATTTCACCTGGGAAAAATCAGATCTGCAGTCTCAGTTTCTGGAAGATATTTCTGTCTGTGATGAAGAACTGCTTGAAAAATATCTGGAAATAGAGGAAATATCAACATCAGATATCCGAAAAGTAATCAAAGAGCGAAAACTTTTCCCATGTTTCTTCGGTTCTGCTCTGAAAATGACAGGGGTAGAAGAATTCCTTCATGGGCTGGAAAAATACTGTGAGACACCAGAATATCCTTCAGAGTTTGGTGCAAAAGTATTCAAGATTGCCAGAGACGATCAGGGCAATCGTTTAAGCTATATGAAAATCACCGGAGGAACATTGAAGGTAAAGGAACTTCTCACAGATACAGAGAAGGCAGATCAGATCCGTATCTATTCCGGTGCGAAATTTGAACTGGCAAAAGAAGCTCCGGCAGGAACTATCTGCGCAGTAACCGGCCTGTCCCAGACACATCCGGGACAGGGATTTGGAATTGAACGGGAATCTGAGATGCCAGTTCTGGAACCTGTATTAAATTACAGAATTCTGCTTCCTGAGGACTGTGATGTTCACCAGATGCTTAAGAAACTCAAAGAGCTGGAAGAGGAGGAACCGGAACTTCACATTGTATGGAACGAACAGCTTGGAGAAATCCATGCCATGCTGATGGGTGAGGTTCAGATCGAGATATTAAAGCATCTGATCTGGGAGCGTTTCCATGTAGCAGTAGAATTTGGCACAGGAAATATCGTATATAAAGAAACTATTGCAGAACCAGTAGAAGGTGTGGGACATTTTGAACCGCTGCGCCATTACGCAGAAGTCCACCTGCTTCTGGAACCGGGAGAACCTGGAAGTGGATTGCAGTTCTTTACTGCATGCAGTGAAGACGTGCTGGACCGTAACTGGCAGCGCCTGATCCTGACTCATCTGGAAGAACGGGAACATCCGGGAGTATTAACTGGCTCTCCGATCACAGATATGCAGATTACCCTGATCACAGGACGTGCCCATCTGAAACATACAGAAGGCGGCGATTTCCGGCAGGCGACATACAGGGCAGTGCGTCAGGGATTAAAAAAAGCAAAGAGTGTTTTACTTGAGCCATATTATGAGTTCCGACTTGAAATCCCGGGAGATATGATCGGACGTGCTATGACTGACATCCAGAAAATGAACGGAACTTTCCAGCAGCCGGAAGCATATGAAGATGACATGATGGTGTTGAGAGGAAGTGCACCGGTATCCACGATGCGCGATTACCAGACACAGGTAACCTCCTATACCAAAGGCCGGGGCAGATTATTCTGTTCTCTGAAAGGTTATGCACCATGTCAGAATCAGGATGAGATTGTCGATGAGATTGGATATGACTCCGAACGTGACCTGGACAATCCGACAGGTTCTGTATTCTGTGCTCATGGAGCCGGATTCGTGGTGCCGTGGTATGAAGTAGAAGATTATATGCACTTAGAAGGTGTGGATGAATCTGAACTGAGTGGAAGTATAGCTGAGGAAGAATATGGAACAGGAAATGCAGGAACTGCAACTGGCGGTGAATTTTCAAGTGTTTCCAGGACAGAAGGACAGGGAAGAAACAGGAATAGTCCCGATCAGGCAGATTCTGGATATCGTCCACCTAAGAATGCGGGGGTAGGAAGTTACGAGGATGAAGAAGAGCTGAAAGCAATCTTTGAGCGCACCTTCGGACCGGTCAAACGTTATAAAGAGCCGCAGTTTAAACGAACATTTTCTTCTAGAACTGACAGCAGCTATTACCGCAACAGTTCATCTGCAAAGAAGAAAGAGAAAGAGTATCTTCTTGTAGACGGTTACAATATCATCTATGCATGGGAAGATTTAAAGGAACTGGCGGATGCGAATCTCCATGCAGCTCAGACAAAACTGATGGATATCCTGAGCAACTATCAGGGATTTAAGAAATGTACGTTAATTCTTGTATTTGATGCTTACAAGGTAGAAGGTCATGTAGAAGAAGTAATCACCTATCATAACATCCATGTAGTCTACACGAAAGAAGCTGAAACCGCAGACCAGTACATTGAGAAAACGGTCCATAAGATCGGCCGTGAAAACCAGGTAACAGTAGCCACATCCGATGGTCTGGAGCAGATCATCATCATGGGTCAGGGCGCTCACCGTATGTCTGCCCGAGGTCTGCGTGATGAAATAAAAGCCACAGAAAACCAGATTCGTCAGCAATGGCACGAAAAACGCCAAAGCAGCAAGAACTATCTGATCGATAATGTTTCTGATGAAATGGCGCAGTATATGAATGAAAAACGTCTGAAAGAAGATTGATTATT carries:
- a CDS encoding ABC-2 transporter permease, with the protein product MKGLFVKDIELMKQQKQFFILVVVMEVILNLAGSGSVSFATGYFTFVTAIFAITTISYDEFDNGLAFLMTLPVTRKQYVAEKYLLGAGLTAAAWGITTITGVICKGVAELQGDLSETIIDSLIYIPLALLMLTASLPLVIHFGAEKGRYIAMVMWAIIIAVVYSLIKTIGLSADAVDAWLNGLNRGMVLAGAVLFTVIVYMGSYWGSVRLMEKKEF
- a CDS encoding ABC transporter substrate-binding protein — translated: MKNRYLSTRIMAIMMAAAMVVSAAPAAFAAERADSETIKEDNQPAADADADAQDSADADKTADAEGTKTEYPLTITTYDYDGNEIETTYEKAPEKVLAVYQGSIETMLKLGLEDRLVATAGLDNEVPDDLKEAFSKTNYLDEFTPSLETVTMLEPDMILSWSSLFSDKNLGNVTDWIDKGCNAYYNTNTRPDGDRTLENEFTDILNLGKIFDVQDKAQAIVDDAKAVIDKTLTATADVEEKPSVMVLEPLGEDITNYGAKSLGGDMVTQLGATLANPDASTVGKEDIIAANPDVIFVVYMPYAGDDPETVKNDQLAVIQDDEALQSLDAVKNGRVYPIMLSEMYASATRTQDGIETFAKGLYPDVNLD
- a CDS encoding CGGC domain-containing protein; the protein is MNKIGILTCIHTNNVCARVGCLAAFQNRTDFFQDYPEDTCLAAMMTCNGCKDANPTDPIEDKGILEKIDRLVSEKISAIHVGVCRLPDGKHECPRMTQICNMIEKRGIKVIRGTHKE
- a CDS encoding FecCD family ABC transporter permease gives rise to the protein MKEQVSQTKKGSVLRTSMYVAVLIGLAGFLIFSILAAITFGNADLSLKDVYSVIVYKLFHIKSLSAYAEGAIHDVVWLIRLPRVLLALAVGMALSVCGVVMQAIVQNPLADPYVLGISSGASLGATLAIMLGIGSFLGGNSVGVTAFIGAMITSFAVIAIANMGGKATSAKLILAGMAVSAVCSAFSNFVIYITNDKNAATEVMKWSMGSLAGASWARVGVMLPVTLICVVIFWTQYRNLNLMLLGDEVSITLGTDLHRLRTFYLIVASVMIGFAVYCAGVIGFVGLVIPHVVRILFGTDHRRLLPLSALLGASFLIWCDVACRVILKNSEMPIGVLVSIIGAPCFIYLLVRKSYGFGGSK
- a CDS encoding ABC transporter ATP-binding protein, with translation MKITTKDIQVGFHARQILKGISIESQDKELVGIIGPNGSGKSTLLKCIYRILKPDAGAVYLDGEELHSMSVKSSARKMAVVAQHNYYNFDFTVREVVLMGRAPHKKTLERDNAKDYQIVDEALRTVQMETFADRTFSTLSGGEQQRVILARALAQQTPALILDEPTNHLDITHQIMLMELVKKLNVTVISAIHDLNIAAAYCDKIYVLKDGVLEGYGTPQEVLTPELIKRIYQVDSEVVNDSRGKMHILFL